One window of the Chryseobacterium sp. CY350 genome contains the following:
- a CDS encoding MotA/TolQ/ExbB proton channel family protein produces MLLTELTQILFAQVAAPTVVAEKLEFSFWDILFHGGAFAKIVMATVLALGVFSVYLFFERFFYIKRMTAKTDSNFMNNIEDFIRDGKIDAAADYCKTQNSPESRILEKGISRLGRPVSDIVSAMESQAQIEVANMEKNLNLLAVVPSIAPMLGLLGTVIGMIIAFFDLSHAEGAFSPKTLSEGIYTALGQTAVGLAVAIPANFFYNILLTRIDKFVLRTQNVSGEFLDLINKPL; encoded by the coding sequence ATGCTGCTAACTGAACTTACTCAGATTTTATTTGCACAGGTTGCTGCGCCAACTGTGGTCGCTGAAAAACTTGAATTTTCATTTTGGGACATTCTGTTTCATGGAGGTGCTTTTGCTAAAATAGTAATGGCAACTGTTTTAGCACTTGGTGTTTTCTCAGTGTATCTTTTTTTCGAAAGGTTTTTCTATATCAAACGAATGACAGCAAAAACCGATTCTAACTTTATGAATAATATTGAAGATTTCATTAGAGACGGGAAAATTGATGCTGCGGCAGATTACTGTAAAACTCAGAACTCTCCTGAATCAAGAATTTTAGAAAAAGGAATTTCGAGATTGGGAAGACCTGTTTCAGATATCGTAAGCGCAATGGAATCTCAGGCTCAGATCGAGGTTGCCAACATGGAGAAAAACCTGAATCTTTTGGCGGTGGTACCAAGTATTGCACCGATGCTCGGGCTTTTGGGAACAGTGATCGGGATGATCATTGCTTTCTTTGATTTGTCTCATGCAGAGGGAGCTTTTTCTCCAAAAACATTGTCAGAAGGTATTTATACTGCTTTAGGGCAAACTGCTGTCGGTTTGGCAGTAGCAATTCCTGCCAACTTTTTCTACAATATTTTGTTGACGAGAATTGATAAGTTCGTCCTGAGAACACAGAATGTTTCAGGAGAATTTTTAGATTTAATTAATAAACCTTTGTAA
- a CDS encoding ExbD/TolR family protein: MKIQRRNKAHPEFSLAAMTDVILLMLIFFMITSSAANQSAIDVKLPQTGSVEDNIPNPMTVSVKPDGSYFVDDKPVARELVEQTIVNDLNIKSAKSFTIRADESTMHKDVVFLMEIAEKHKLNIAIATVKE; encoded by the coding sequence ATGAAGATTCAAAGAAGAAATAAAGCCCATCCGGAATTCAGCTTAGCGGCGATGACCGACGTTATTTTGCTGATGCTGATCTTTTTTATGATCACCTCTTCGGCAGCTAATCAAAGCGCGATTGACGTTAAGCTTCCTCAAACGGGAAGTGTGGAAGATAATATTCCGAATCCGATGACGGTAAGTGTAAAGCCAGACGGTTCATATTTCGTTGATGATAAACCAGTTGCAAGAGAATTGGTAGAACAGACGATTGTAAATGATCTGAACATTAAATCTGCAAAGTCATTTACCATCAGAGCAGATGAAAGTACGATGCATAAAGATGTGGTTTTCTTAATGGAAATTGCAGAGAAGCATAAACTGAATATCGCCATTGCAACGGTAAAAGAATAG
- a CDS encoding ferric siderophore ABC transporter substrate-binding protein: MRGYTINREEEKRDKLKSAVLSALIWSAILLFVFIYKMKPTERPKETELVTTMLVNFGDNRNGAGVDEPANQEGSLAAKAEENAPEPLENVVSEPKTVITPDPKPKARKTDIKDKIITGNNSKVTAPKKEDSKTNKKSTASSTTKTKAKSSATTANSKTGNGDGKGTAAIGNLIKGRGTKAGSQGTGDGIGNDGDPLGGDGNGDSKVGIDRRLVGYIPGTMGRGGAQPSHSCSAGGSITISYTVDKAGNVVSARRSGGVSDPCVVSTSVSWVKKYVKAERASVSSTGTYKISF; the protein is encoded by the coding sequence ATGAGAGGTTACACGATTAATAGAGAAGAAGAAAAAAGAGACAAACTAAAGAGTGCCGTACTTTCTGCATTAATTTGGTCTGCCATTCTGTTGTTCGTTTTCATCTATAAAATGAAACCTACCGAGCGTCCTAAGGAAACCGAATTGGTAACCACGATGCTCGTAAATTTTGGGGACAACAGAAATGGTGCGGGAGTAGACGAACCAGCCAATCAGGAAGGAAGTTTGGCCGCAAAAGCAGAAGAAAATGCTCCTGAACCTTTGGAAAATGTAGTTTCTGAACCTAAAACAGTCATTACTCCAGATCCAAAACCTAAAGCGCGAAAGACTGATATTAAAGATAAAATTATTACAGGAAATAATTCTAAAGTTACGGCGCCGAAAAAGGAAGATTCAAAAACAAATAAAAAATCAACAGCAAGCTCGACTACAAAAACGAAAGCTAAAAGTTCTGCAACAACAGCCAATTCAAAAACAGGAAATGGTGACGGAAAAGGAACTGCGGCAATCGGAAATTTAATCAAAGGTCGTGGAACAAAAGCCGGAAGTCAGGGAACTGGTGACGGAATCGGAAATGATGGTGATCCGTTAGGCGGCGATGGAAACGGTGACAGCAAAGTAGGAATCGACAGAAGATTGGTCGGCTACATTCCCGGAACGATGGGTAGAGGTGGTGCGCAGCCAAGTCACAGTTGCTCGGCAGGTGGATCAATTACCATTTCCTACACTGTAGATAAAGCCGGAAATGTGGTTTCTGCAAGACGATCGGGCGGAGTTTCAGATCCATGTGTTGTTTCAACATCGGTTTCCTGGGTTAAGAAATATGTAAAGGCTGAGAGAGCCAGTGTTTCTTCTACAGGAACTTACAAGATTTCATTCTAA
- a CDS encoding nucleoside recognition domain-containing protein: MVLSRIWSAFIIIAIAIASIKYISSSHYKTIFNDMVVGKGGDTIKVANQNMGSFSPLIQENLTKNSDFVDSRIHYKTDSLKQNVHVYRIQDADGVIGTSETAVKICLGLIGIMALFMGFMSIAEKAGGINLLSRLIQPFFSRLFPEIPKNHPAFGHMLMNFSANLLGLDNAATPFGLKAMESLQTLNPNKDTASNSQIMFLCLHAGGMTLIPVSIIALRASAGSKNPTDIFLYCMIATFAATLAAMIIVSIYQKINLLQPVLLAYVGGISLLVGLLVWYLTGLSKENLDIFSQVLSNGLILFIFLAIVLGALYKKINVFEAFVDGAKEGFTTSVKIIPYLVGMLIAISLLRTSGVFEVIIDGMKWVVNAANLDARFVDGLPTALIKPLSGSGARGMMMDTMATFGADSFQGKLAAVLQGSSDTTFYVIAVYFGAVAVKNTRYTVVAMLLADLVGVITAILLAYLFFA; the protein is encoded by the coding sequence ATGGTTCTCAGCAGAATTTGGTCGGCTTTCATCATCATCGCGATCGCAATTGCAAGTATAAAATACATCTCATCCAGCCATTACAAAACCATTTTCAACGATATGGTGGTAGGAAAAGGCGGTGATACAATCAAAGTTGCCAATCAAAACATGGGTTCTTTCTCACCTTTGATTCAGGAGAACTTAACAAAAAACAGTGATTTTGTAGATAGCAGAATTCACTACAAGACCGATTCTCTGAAACAAAATGTTCATGTTTATCGTATTCAGGATGCTGACGGCGTCATTGGAACTTCCGAAACGGCTGTGAAAATTTGCTTAGGTTTAATTGGAATTATGGCTTTATTCATGGGATTCATGAGTATTGCTGAAAAAGCAGGCGGAATCAATTTGTTAAGTAGATTAATTCAACCATTTTTTTCGCGCCTTTTCCCTGAAATCCCCAAGAATCATCCGGCATTCGGGCACATGCTGATGAATTTCAGCGCCAATCTTTTAGGTTTGGATAATGCTGCAACACCTTTTGGATTGAAAGCAATGGAAAGCTTACAGACTTTAAATCCAAATAAAGACACGGCGAGCAATTCTCAAATTATGTTCCTCTGTCTTCACGCAGGCGGAATGACTTTAATTCCTGTGTCGATTATTGCTTTAAGAGCTTCTGCAGGTTCGAAAAATCCTACAGATATATTTCTTTACTGCATGATTGCCACCTTTGCGGCAACTTTAGCGGCCATGATTATTGTTTCAATTTATCAGAAAATAAATCTTTTGCAGCCTGTACTTTTGGCATACGTCGGCGGAATTTCCCTATTGGTTGGACTGCTTGTTTGGTATCTGACAGGATTGAGCAAAGAAAATTTAGATATTTTCAGTCAGGTTTTAAGTAACGGATTGATTCTTTTTATCTTCTTAGCCATCGTACTCGGAGCACTTTATAAAAAAATCAATGTCTTTGAAGCATTCGTTGACGGAGCAAAAGAAGGTTTTACGACGAGTGTAAAAATCATACCTTACTTGGTGGGAATGCTTATTGCTATTTCGCTTTTAAGAACTTCAGGAGTTTTTGAAGTGATTATCGACGGAATGAAATGGGTGGTTAACGCCGCGAATTTAGACGCAAGATTTGTTGACGGACTTCCAACGGCTTTAATCAAACCACTTTCAGGTTCCGGAGCACGAGGAATGATGATGGATACTATGGCAACTTTTGGAGCAGATAGTTTTCAAGGGAAATTGGCGGCAGTTCTTCAGGGAAGTTCAGATACGACATTTTACGTGATTGCAGTTTACTTCGGAGCTGTAGCTGTGAAGAATACGAGATATACAGTTGTTGCTATGCTTTTGGCTGATTTGGTGGGGGTAATTACTGCAATTTTGTTGGCGTATTTGTTTTTTGCATAA
- a CDS encoding DUF6973 domain-containing protein, with protein sequence MRTFKVIFNTIKSMSFKKILKLLSAVLPHPLFSILSFYATVKAFSIAQRLYPKTASKNGEGNAFRHSLWCCLIMMYCSKISSPEKALDFCKKITDLHEELFPNQPLETKMDLHNNKIGMDYFMELLPGIHRQFFEKNFFIEELKKKTANAKVLKNLDDDFEGELVYLDEK encoded by the coding sequence ATGAGGACTTTTAAAGTGATTTTCAACACCATAAAAAGCATGAGTTTTAAGAAAATTCTTAAGCTTTTATCTGCTGTTTTACCTCATCCTCTATTTTCTATTTTGAGTTTTTATGCAACAGTAAAAGCTTTCTCTATTGCACAAAGATTATATCCTAAAACGGCTTCTAAAAACGGCGAAGGAAATGCTTTCAGACATTCGTTGTGGTGCTGCCTGATTATGATGTATTGCAGCAAAATTTCTTCTCCCGAAAAAGCGCTAGATTTCTGCAAGAAAATTACAGATTTACATGAAGAATTATTTCCAAATCAGCCTTTAGAAACCAAGATGGATCTCCATAATAATAAGATAGGAATGGATTATTTTATGGAACTTTTACCCGGAATACACCGTCAGTTTTTTGAAAAGAACTTTTTTATTGAAGAATTAAAAAAGAAAACTGCCAACGCAAAAGTTTTGAAAAACTTGGATGATGATTTTGAAGGAGAATTGGTTTATTTGGATGAAAAGTAA
- the accD gene encoding acetyl-CoA carboxylase, carboxyltransferase subunit beta, with protein MAFDWFKRKAQNITTSTDDKKDVPKGLWHQTPSGKVVEHDELKRNNYVSPEDGFHVRIGSAEFFSILFDEGKFTELDANVESIDMLQFKDTKSYTDRLKEVKAKTKLTDSIRNGVGTVNGTEMVVSCMDFAFIGGSLGSVMGEKIRRAIDYCIEKRLPYMIICQSGGARMQEATYSLMQLAKVQSKLAQLSEAGLLYIAYLCDPTFGGITASFAMTADIIMAEPKALIGFAGPRVIRETIGRDLPEGFQTSEFLQEKGFVDFIVKRTEIKEVVSKTVNLLAAKA; from the coding sequence ATGGCATTCGACTGGTTTAAAAGAAAAGCACAGAATATTACCACTTCTACTGACGATAAAAAAGATGTACCAAAAGGTCTTTGGCACCAGACTCCGTCAGGAAAAGTTGTAGAACACGATGAACTTAAAAGAAACAATTATGTTTCTCCTGAAGACGGATTTCATGTAAGAATAGGCAGTGCTGAATTTTTCAGTATTCTTTTTGACGAGGGAAAATTCACCGAGCTTGATGCGAATGTTGAAAGTATCGACATGCTTCAGTTTAAGGATACTAAATCCTATACTGACCGTCTGAAAGAAGTAAAAGCCAAAACGAAACTTACAGATTCTATCAGAAACGGAGTTGGAACTGTAAACGGAACCGAAATGGTAGTTTCTTGTATGGATTTTGCATTCATCGGAGGATCTTTGGGTTCTGTAATGGGCGAAAAAATCAGAAGAGCGATTGATTACTGTATCGAAAAGAGGCTTCCATACATGATTATCTGTCAGTCTGGAGGTGCAAGAATGCAGGAAGCAACGTATTCTCTGATGCAGTTGGCAAAAGTACAGTCAAAACTAGCTCAGCTTTCAGAGGCCGGACTTTTATACATCGCATACCTTTGTGACCCGACTTTTGGTGGAATTACCGCATCTTTTGCAATGACCGCAGACATTATTATGGCTGAACCAAAAGCATTGATCGGGTTTGCAGGACCAAGAGTTATCCGTGAAACCATTGGTAGAGATTTACCGGAAGGTTTCCAGACTTCAGAATTTTTGCAGGAAAAAGGTTTTGTAGATTTTATCGTAAAAAGAACAGAAATAAAAGAAGTTGTTTCTAAAACAGTGAATTTATTAGCGGCAAAAGCTTAA
- the fbaA gene encoding class II fructose-bisphosphate aldolase, with the protein MSRIFPAGVATGQLVTDIFQHAKENKFALPAVNVIGSSNVNAVMETAAKLNSPVIIQFSNGGASFNAGKGLSNDAQKSAILGGIAGARHIHTLAEAYGATVILHTDHAAKKLLPWIDGLMEANEEFFKQTGKSLYSSHMLDLSEESLEENLEISAEYFERMAKMQMTLEVEIGVTGGEEDGVDNSDIDNSKLYTQPEDVAYTYEKLKAISDNFTIAAAFGNVHGVYKSGNVVLTPKILDNSQKFVQEKFGTADKPINFVFHGGSGSTLEEIREAIDYGVIKMNIDTDLQFAYTEGIRDYMVDNVEYLRTQIGNPDGEEKPNKKFYDPRVWVRKGEETFSKRLVRAFEDLNNVNTLK; encoded by the coding sequence ATGAGCAGAATTTTCCCGGCAGGAGTTGCCACAGGTCAGTTAGTTACAGATATTTTTCAGCACGCTAAAGAGAACAAATTTGCATTGCCTGCAGTGAACGTAATCGGTTCTAGCAACGTAAATGCAGTAATGGAAACTGCAGCAAAATTAAACTCACCTGTAATCATTCAGTTTTCTAACGGTGGAGCATCTTTCAACGCTGGAAAAGGACTAAGCAATGACGCTCAGAAATCAGCTATTCTAGGTGGTATCGCAGGAGCTAGACATATTCATACCCTTGCTGAGGCTTACGGAGCAACAGTAATTTTACATACCGATCACGCTGCAAAAAAACTTTTGCCTTGGATCGATGGTTTGATGGAAGCGAATGAAGAATTCTTCAAGCAGACCGGAAAATCTCTTTACTCTTCTCATATGCTTGATCTTTCTGAAGAATCATTGGAAGAAAACCTTGAGATTTCTGCTGAATATTTCGAAAGAATGGCAAAAATGCAGATGACTTTAGAAGTAGAAATCGGAGTAACAGGAGGTGAAGAAGATGGAGTTGACAATTCTGATATCGACAATTCTAAATTATACACTCAGCCTGAAGATGTAGCTTATACTTACGAAAAACTGAAAGCAATTTCTGACAACTTCACCATTGCAGCAGCTTTCGGAAACGTACACGGAGTTTACAAATCAGGAAACGTAGTTTTGACTCCGAAAATCTTAGACAATTCTCAGAAATTTGTTCAGGAGAAATTCGGAACTGCTGATAAGCCGATTAATTTTGTATTCCACGGTGGTTCAGGTTCTACTTTAGAAGAAATCAGAGAAGCGATTGATTATGGGGTAATTAAGATGAATATTGATACCGATCTTCAGTTCGCTTACACAGAAGGGATCAGAGATTATATGGTAGACAATGTAGAATATCTGAGAACTCAAATCGGAAATCCTGACGGAGAAGAAAAGCCTAATAAAAAATTCTATGATCCAAGAGTTTGGGTAAGAAAAGGTGAAGAAACTTTCTCTAAGAGATTGGTAAGAGCATTTGAAGATTTAAATAACGTAAATACGCTTAAATAA
- a CDS encoding NAD kinase translates to MKAAIYSQKKDLDTFLYLSKFISELESRGVKSVLFDEMAEALQFSKIFETFGNKQDLIDKEIDLFFTFGGDGTIVNSLTFIEDLEIPVVGVNTGRLGFLASFTKEEAFKELDSILKGDVKTSRRSVIEVVSPKSDEFFPYALNDVTISRKETTSMVTVDSYINNEFLNVFWGDGVIVSTPTGSTAYSLSCGGPIISPNNENFVITPIAPHNLNVRPLVVNDKVEIKFKVESRVPQYSLSLDSRLIHIETDKEIVIRKASFQLLLVQPNNLSFYETIRQKLLWGRDKRN, encoded by the coding sequence ATGAAGGCAGCCATATATTCTCAGAAAAAAGATCTTGATACTTTTTTATACTTAAGCAAATTTATTTCTGAATTGGAAAGCAGAGGCGTAAAATCTGTTTTGTTTGACGAAATGGCAGAAGCGCTTCAATTTTCAAAAATATTTGAGACTTTTGGCAACAAACAGGATCTTATCGACAAAGAGATAGATCTTTTCTTCACTTTTGGCGGCGATGGAACGATTGTAAATTCGTTGACTTTTATTGAAGATCTCGAAATTCCTGTTGTTGGTGTAAATACCGGAAGACTTGGCTTTTTGGCAAGTTTTACCAAAGAAGAAGCGTTCAAAGAATTAGATTCTATTTTAAAAGGTGATGTAAAAACCAGCCGAAGATCAGTAATTGAAGTTGTTTCACCAAAATCAGATGAATTTTTTCCGTATGCTTTAAATGACGTGACGATTTCGAGAAAGGAAACTACCTCGATGGTGACGGTTGACTCTTATATCAACAATGAATTTCTAAACGTTTTCTGGGGTGACGGCGTGATTGTTTCTACACCAACAGGTTCTACGGCTTATTCTTTAAGTTGTGGCGGCCCAATTATTTCTCCCAATAACGAAAACTTTGTCATCACTCCGATTGCCCCACATAATTTAAATGTAAGACCTCTGGTTGTTAACGATAAAGTAGAAATTAAATTTAAAGTAGAAAGCAGAGTTCCTCAATATTCTCTTTCATTAGATTCAAGATTAATTCACATTGAGACTGATAAAGAAATTGTGATCAGGAAGGCGAGTTTTCAGCTATTGCTGGTACAGCCGAATAATTTAAGCTTCTACGAAACCATCCGTCAAAAGCTACTTTGGGGACGAGATAAAAGAAATTAG
- a CDS encoding CBS domain-containing protein: MFIKDYISKDFPCFHLTDSIESARETLEAFGYTHIFIKKSHHFYGAIAKDFLYEEEGTLKNLEHQIERFAILEDNNIMDSIRLFYTFNANVIPVINKSEKYLGYICCDDVFQNFSKYPLFSETGAILTVETPARKYSMTEIANIVESNNSKFYGGFISFMSDEFIHITIKISNENLASIDATFDRYDYRIVEKYYSDEKTDLFKDRLGFLQKFIEI; the protein is encoded by the coding sequence ATGTTTATCAAGGACTATATCTCAAAAGATTTTCCGTGTTTTCATCTGACTGACTCCATCGAATCAGCTAGAGAAACCCTAGAAGCATTTGGATATACGCATATTTTTATCAAAAAATCACACCACTTTTACGGAGCAATTGCCAAAGACTTTCTTTATGAAGAAGAAGGAACTTTGAAAAACCTCGAACATCAGATCGAGCGATTTGCAATTTTGGAGGATAATAATATCATGGATAGCATCCGATTGTTTTATACCTTCAATGCCAACGTGATTCCTGTGATTAATAAGAGCGAAAAATATTTGGGATACATCTGTTGTGATGACGTGTTTCAAAACTTTTCTAAATATCCTCTGTTTTCGGAAACCGGTGCGATACTTACGGTAGAAACTCCGGCAAGAAAATACTCTATGACAGAGATTGCTAACATCGTCGAGAGCAACAATTCTAAGTTCTACGGCGGATTTATCAGTTTCATGTCAGACGAATTTATTCACATCACCATCAAAATCAGCAACGAAAATTTAGCTTCTATCGACGCTACTTTTGACCGTTATGATTACAGAATCGTAGAAAAATATTATTCTGATGAGAAAACAGACCTCTTCAAAGACCGTTTAGGTTTTTTACAAAAATTTATCGAAATATAA
- a CDS encoding RNA methyltransferase, with amino-acid sequence MVNKLKLEELNRIDVETFKKVEKIPLVVVLDNIRSMHNVGATFRTADAFLVEKIILCGITPQPPHREIHKAALGATESVDWSYEADINITIDDLKSQGFDVVGIEQTTNSTMITDFKIDNSKKYAIILGNEVEGISDEALQNIDSFIEIPQLGTKHSLNVSVCGGIVMWEFAKALGIK; translated from the coding sequence TTGGTAAATAAATTAAAACTGGAAGAACTCAACAGAATTGATGTAGAAACTTTTAAAAAAGTAGAAAAAATTCCGTTGGTTGTTGTTTTGGACAATATAAGAAGTATGCACAATGTGGGTGCAACTTTCAGAACGGCAGATGCATTTTTGGTTGAGAAAATTATTTTATGTGGAATCACTCCTCAACCGCCTCACCGAGAGATTCACAAAGCAGCTTTGGGAGCAACTGAAAGTGTAGATTGGTCATATGAAGCTGATATTAATATCACAATTGATGATTTAAAAAGTCAGGGGTTCGACGTTGTAGGAATCGAGCAAACGACCAACAGCACGATGATTACAGACTTTAAAATTGACAATTCAAAAAAATATGCTATCATTTTAGGCAATGAAGTAGAAGGAATCAGTGATGAAGCATTGCAGAATATTGACTCTTTTATTGAAATTCCACAACTCGGAACAAAACACTCTTTAAATGTCAGTGTTTGTGGCGGAATTGTGATGTGGGAGTTTGCAAAAGCTTTAGGAATTAAATAA
- a CDS encoding bestrophin family protein: MRVYNTKNFLKILVSLHKSDTMKILFPTMILMAIYSYGIQYLEVEYLHLTAKSKISNVGLIHSLLGFVLSLLLVFRTNTAYDRWWEGRKLWGKLVNDTRNFAVKINIILADDRKSADQISRYLKYFPHFLAKHLSEESTRLALDEDYSEIEKSLKNHGPTDLVILLTHKLYQLKKEGKISDVEMLYLDTQLTGFLDVCGGCERIKNTPIPYSYSSFIKKFIILYVVALPIAYVISLGLFMIPLTVFVYYVLMSLELIAEEIEDPFNNDENDIPMETIAQNIERNVHQIMGGKN; this comes from the coding sequence ATGAGAGTTTACAATACCAAAAATTTCCTGAAAATCCTGGTCAGCTTGCATAAAAGCGACACCATGAAAATCCTGTTTCCTACGATGATTTTGATGGCTATTTATTCGTACGGAATTCAGTATCTGGAAGTTGAATATCTGCATTTGACAGCAAAATCTAAAATAAGTAATGTAGGATTGATTCATTCTTTATTGGGATTTGTTTTGTCTTTGCTGCTGGTTTTCAGAACCAATACAGCTTACGATAGATGGTGGGAAGGAAGAAAACTTTGGGGAAAATTGGTGAATGATACAAGAAATTTTGCCGTAAAGATTAATATTATTTTGGCTGACGACAGAAAATCGGCCGATCAGATTTCGCGATATCTTAAATATTTTCCACATTTTTTAGCCAAACATCTCTCTGAGGAATCTACGAGATTGGCGTTGGATGAAGATTATTCTGAAATTGAAAAATCACTTAAAAATCACGGCCCGACTGATTTGGTGATTCTTTTGACCCATAAATTATATCAGTTAAAAAAAGAAGGGAAAATCTCTGATGTTGAAATGCTTTATTTGGACACGCAGCTGACGGGTTTTCTGGATGTATGTGGCGGTTGTGAAAGAATAAAAAACACTCCGATTCCGTACTCCTATTCATCATTTATAAAAAAGTTTATCATTTTGTACGTTGTAGCACTTCCGATTGCTTACGTGATCAGTCTCGGATTATTTATGATTCCGCTGACGGTTTTTGTATATTACGTTTTGATGAGTCTGGAATTGATTGCTGAAGAAATCGAAGATCCTTTTAATAATGATGAAAACGATATTCCGATGGAGACGATCGCTCAGAATATTGAGAGAAATGTACATCAGATAATGGGTGGGAAAAATTAA
- a CDS encoding cupin-like domain-containing protein, with protein sequence MILENVDVVNDISKEDFQENYFKKQKPLLIKNYASRWDAFDKWNFDFIKEKAGEQEVPLYDNKPADSKKSSDAPVAKMKMKDYINTIKSKPSDLRIFFYIITDRLPELLKNFNYPDLGIKFFKRLPTLFFGGSEAHVLMHYDVDLGDFMHFHFEGKKRILLFDQKQSKFLYKVPLSVHTVYDIDYENPDYEKFPALKYAKGIEIFMEHGDALFIPGAFWHFNRYLEPGFSMSLRALPNKPKIFANMLYHVFVMRYTDKLMRKLFKAKWVDYKQKWAYEKATEALEKHLSKKKKV encoded by the coding sequence ATGATTCTCGAAAACGTAGATGTTGTCAATGATATCAGTAAGGAAGATTTTCAGGAAAATTATTTCAAAAAACAAAAGCCGCTTCTGATAAAAAACTACGCAAGCCGATGGGATGCCTTCGACAAATGGAATTTTGATTTTATCAAAGAAAAAGCTGGCGAACAGGAAGTTCCACTTTATGACAATAAACCTGCGGATTCTAAAAAAAGTTCGGATGCACCCGTTGCAAAGATGAAAATGAAAGATTACATCAACACGATAAAATCTAAACCTTCTGATTTGAGAATTTTCTTTTATATTATCACCGACCGTTTGCCTGAACTACTCAAAAATTTTAATTATCCGGATTTGGGAATTAAGTTTTTCAAAAGACTTCCGACATTGTTTTTTGGAGGGAGTGAGGCACATGTTCTGATGCATTATGATGTAGATTTGGGTGATTTTATGCACTTTCATTTTGAAGGAAAAAAAAGAATTTTACTGTTTGACCAGAAACAGTCGAAGTTTTTATATAAAGTTCCGCTGTCGGTTCACACGGTTTATGATATCGATTATGAAAATCCGGATTACGAGAAATTTCCGGCTTTGAAATACGCAAAAGGTATTGAGATCTTCATGGAACACGGCGATGCACTTTTTATTCCCGGAGCTTTTTGGCATTTCAACAGATATTTGGAACCGGGTTTTTCAATGTCATTGAGAGCTTTACCGAATAAACCGAAAATTTTTGCGAATATGCTGTATCATGTTTTCGTGATGAGATATACTGATAAACTAATGCGAAAATTATTTAAAGCCAAATGGGTGGATTATAAACAGAAGTGGGCATACGAGAAAGCGACTGAAGCGTTGGAAAAGCATTTAAGTAAAAAAAAGAAGGTTTGA